The following coding sequences lie in one Phycicoccus duodecadis genomic window:
- the mmuM gene encoding homocysteine S-methyltransferase, which yields MAPDRLSPTAIGDLLAAGPVVLDGGLSTALEERGHDLSTSLWSARLVRDAPDEVRAAQAGFVEAGARVLITASYQMSYSGYEAAGLTAAQCDADLLATVRIAREAAGDRALVAASVGPYGAARADGSEYTGYPEVPRGALRDFHARRLEHLVAAGPDLLAVETLPELREAEVVASLVDEIAPGMPYWLSFSATTGGRLTGGAPFAEAAASARGSCLAVGVNCTAPALVDELLEGASAPVPFVVYPNSGARYDPAGKTWADAGTPVFTADTVRGWVERGAALVGGCCGTSAAGVAAVAAALRR from the coding sequence GTGGCTCCGGATCGCCTGAGCCCCACCGCGATCGGCGACCTCCTGGCCGCGGGTCCCGTGGTCCTCGACGGCGGCCTCTCCACCGCTCTCGAGGAGCGCGGCCACGACCTGTCGACCTCGCTGTGGTCGGCCCGCCTCGTCCGCGACGCGCCCGACGAGGTGCGCGCCGCCCAGGCCGGCTTCGTCGAGGCCGGCGCGCGGGTGCTCATCACCGCCTCGTACCAGATGTCGTACTCCGGCTACGAGGCCGCCGGGCTTACCGCGGCCCAGTGCGACGCCGACCTGCTCGCCACCGTCCGCATCGCGCGGGAGGCAGCGGGCGACCGGGCGCTGGTCGCCGCCTCGGTCGGCCCCTACGGCGCGGCCCGGGCCGACGGCTCCGAGTACACCGGGTACCCCGAGGTCCCCCGGGGCGCCCTGCGCGACTTCCACGCCCGCCGGCTCGAGCACCTGGTCGCGGCCGGCCCCGACCTCCTGGCCGTCGAGACGCTGCCCGAGCTGCGCGAGGCCGAGGTCGTCGCGAGCCTCGTCGACGAGATCGCCCCCGGGATGCCGTACTGGCTCTCGTTCTCGGCCACCACCGGCGGCCGGCTCACCGGTGGCGCGCCGTTCGCGGAGGCCGCGGCCTCCGCCCGCGGCTCGTGCCTGGCGGTGGGGGTCAACTGCACCGCCCCCGCTCTCGTCGACGAGCTGCTGGAGGGGGCGAGCGCCCCGGTGCCGTTCGTGGTCTACCCCAACAGCGGAGCGCGGTACGACCCGGCCGGCAAGACCTGGGCCGACGCCGGCACCCCCGTGTTCACCGCGGACACGGTGCGGGGCTGGGTCGAGCGCGGCGCCGCCCTCGTGGGCGGCTGCTGCGGGACCTCGGCGGCCGGGGTGGCCGCCGTGGCGGCCGCGCTCAGACGGTGA
- a CDS encoding hemolysin family protein codes for MTAWILLALGVVLTVGTALFVAAEFSLVALDRPTVQRAVTAGEPGARSVLRSHRQLSTELSACQVGITLTTLVLGFIAAPSVGVLLAGPAGALGLSEGAATSVASGLAFVLATLFSMIVGEMIPKTLAVSLPLATAKVSAAPVYWFGVASTPLIFVLNGVANRTLRALGIEPQEELSAARSPAELASLVRTSAEAGTLDLGTARLVTASLGFADQSAADVMTPRSRATSIERTETAADLVALARRTGHSRFPVVGADWDDVDGIVHVKKAIAVPFERRADVPVSALMAPAVFVPETLRLDPLLVRLRGGGMQLAVVVDEYGGTSGVVTLEDLVEEIVGEVSDEHDRGQTTGRRLPDGSWTVPGLWRPDEVRTRVGADIPEGHAYETVGGWLMAALGRVPVVGDEVPVDGWTVRVVDMEGHRVDRLRLLPAGPPDADGATTDEAEEGA; via the coding sequence ATGACCGCCTGGATCCTGCTCGCCCTCGGCGTCGTCCTCACGGTCGGCACCGCCCTCTTCGTGGCCGCGGAGTTCTCGCTCGTGGCCCTCGACCGGCCGACCGTGCAACGCGCGGTCACGGCCGGGGAGCCCGGTGCCCGCTCGGTGCTCCGCTCCCACCGCCAGCTGTCCACCGAGCTCTCGGCCTGCCAGGTCGGCATCACCCTCACCACGTTGGTGCTCGGCTTCATCGCCGCCCCGTCGGTCGGGGTCCTGCTCGCCGGGCCGGCCGGCGCGCTGGGGCTGTCCGAGGGCGCGGCCACGTCCGTGGCCTCCGGTCTCGCGTTCGTCCTCGCCACGCTGTTCTCGATGATCGTCGGCGAGATGATCCCCAAGACGCTCGCGGTCTCGCTGCCCCTGGCCACCGCCAAGGTCTCCGCGGCGCCGGTCTACTGGTTCGGCGTGGCCTCCACCCCGCTGATCTTCGTGCTCAACGGCGTCGCCAACCGCACCCTGCGCGCGCTCGGCATCGAGCCGCAGGAGGAGCTCTCGGCCGCCCGCAGCCCGGCCGAGCTCGCGTCGCTGGTGCGCACCTCGGCCGAGGCGGGCACGCTCGACCTCGGCACCGCGCGCCTGGTCACCGCCTCGCTGGGGTTCGCCGACCAGTCCGCCGCCGACGTGATGACCCCACGCTCGCGCGCCACCTCCATCGAGCGCACCGAGACGGCCGCCGACCTGGTCGCCCTCGCGCGGCGTACCGGGCACTCGCGCTTCCCCGTGGTCGGTGCCGACTGGGACGACGTCGACGGCATCGTGCACGTGAAGAAGGCCATCGCCGTGCCGTTCGAGCGCCGGGCCGACGTCCCGGTCTCGGCCCTGATGGCGCCGGCCGTCTTCGTCCCCGAGACCCTGCGCCTCGACCCGCTGCTGGTGCGCCTGCGGGGCGGCGGGATGCAGCTGGCGGTCGTCGTCGACGAGTACGGCGGCACGTCCGGCGTGGTGACGCTCGAGGACCTGGTGGAGGAGATCGTCGGGGAGGTCAGCGACGAGCACGACCGCGGCCAGACCACCGGCCGCCGCCTGCCCGACGGCTCCTGGACGGTGCCCGGCCTCTGGCGCCCCGACGAGGTGCGCACCCGGGTCGGTGCCGACATCCCGGAGGGCCACGCCTACGAGACGGTCGGCGGATGGCTGATGGCCGCCCTCGGCCGGGTGCCGGTGGTCGGTGACGAGGTCCCTGTCGACGGCTGGACCGTGCGCGTGGTCGACATGGAGGGGCACCGGGTCGACCGGCTGCGCCTGCTGCCGGCCGGGCCGCCCGACGCCGACGGCGCCACGACCGACGAGGCGGAGGAGGGCGCATGA
- a CDS encoding GDSL-type esterase/lipase family protein produces the protein MPDEQTGDGAAAPIEFRPSPEAVVVPDGPRDVALVFLGASLVAGVGDPKGQGWVTRVVGRTQHPDLELTAYNLGVRGDTTADLLERWTSEVPRRWAGRTERRLVVSVGGDDISSGVSLARHRLNLANLLDDAASQGVGTFVVSPPPSDDEELNGRLEILVEAQADVCSRRGIPFVDCYGPLRQHDQWRTDLAASSVPHHPGQAGYGLIAWLVLHNGWAEWLRIA, from the coding sequence ATGCCCGACGAGCAGACCGGGGACGGCGCGGCCGCCCCGATCGAGTTCCGCCCCAGCCCCGAGGCGGTGGTGGTGCCCGACGGTCCGCGCGACGTCGCGCTCGTCTTCCTCGGCGCCTCCCTGGTGGCCGGTGTCGGCGACCCCAAGGGCCAGGGGTGGGTCACCCGAGTGGTCGGCCGTACCCAGCATCCCGACCTCGAGCTCACCGCCTACAACCTGGGCGTGCGCGGCGACACCACCGCCGACCTCCTCGAGCGCTGGACCTCGGAGGTGCCGCGGCGCTGGGCGGGGCGCACCGAGCGCCGCCTGGTCGTCTCGGTGGGGGGCGACGACATCAGCTCCGGGGTCTCGCTGGCCCGCCACCGCCTGAACCTCGCGAACCTGCTCGACGACGCCGCCAGCCAGGGGGTCGGCACCTTCGTGGTCAGCCCACCCCCCAGCGACGACGAGGAGCTCAACGGCCGGCTCGAGATCCTGGTCGAAGCGCAGGCCGACGTGTGCTCGCGCCGCGGCATCCCGTTCGTCGACTGCTACGGCCCGCTGCGCCAGCACGACCAGTGGCGCACCGACCTCGCGGCCTCGTCGGTGCCGCACCACCCGGGGCAGGCCGGCTACGGGCTCATCGCCTGGCTGGTCCTGCACAACGGATGGGCCGAGTGGCTCCGGATCGCCTGA
- a CDS encoding DUF6104 family protein, translating into MYFTDRGIEELQARRGDEEVTLDWLAEQLRTFVDLNPEFETPVERLATWLARLDDEDE; encoded by the coding sequence GTGTACTTCACCGACCGCGGGATCGAGGAGCTCCAGGCCCGGCGGGGGGACGAGGAGGTCACCCTCGACTGGCTGGCCGAGCAGCTGAGGACGTTCGTCGACCTCAACCCCGAGTTCGAGACCCCTGTGGAGCGGCTGGCCACCTGGCTGGCGCGCCTGGACGACGAGGACGAGTGA
- a CDS encoding ABC transporter ATP-binding protein, producing MSTTTPGARIEVRGLTKRFGGFTAVDDLSFDVEPGRITGFLGPNGAGKTTTLRMVLGLVRATAGDATIGGVRYVDLPDPLRTVGAALEATNFHPGRSGRDHLRVLADAASVPTRRVDELLELTGIPAAARKRAGQYSMGMRQRLGLAAALLGDPHVLVLDEPTNGLDPEGIRWLRGFLRRLSAEGKTILVSSHLLREVEQTVDDVVIIANGRLVKAGTMADIKGSPGAVVRTSDRAALAGALRVADVTSIPGEDDTLIADTTDLRLVGDVALRAGLPVYGLEPKRADLEALFFQLTEGTNRNETAATAAPPEGDAVTAQEGANP from the coding sequence ATGAGCACGACCACCCCGGGGGCCCGCATCGAGGTCCGCGGCCTGACCAAGCGCTTCGGCGGGTTCACCGCCGTCGACGACCTGAGCTTCGACGTCGAGCCCGGCCGGATCACCGGCTTCCTCGGGCCCAACGGTGCCGGCAAGACCACGACCCTGCGGATGGTGCTGGGCCTGGTCCGCGCCACCGCCGGTGACGCCACCATCGGGGGAGTCCGCTACGTCGACCTGCCCGACCCGCTGCGCACCGTGGGGGCGGCCCTCGAGGCGACCAACTTCCACCCCGGCCGCAGCGGCCGCGACCACCTGCGCGTCCTGGCGGACGCCGCCTCGGTCCCCACCCGCCGCGTCGACGAGCTCCTCGAGCTCACCGGCATCCCGGCGGCGGCGCGCAAGCGGGCCGGGCAGTACAGCATGGGGATGCGCCAGCGCCTCGGCCTGGCCGCCGCCCTGCTCGGTGACCCCCACGTGCTGGTCCTCGACGAGCCGACCAACGGGCTCGACCCCGAGGGGATCCGCTGGCTGCGCGGGTTCCTGCGCCGGCTGAGCGCCGAGGGCAAGACCATCCTGGTCTCGAGCCACCTGCTGCGCGAGGTCGAGCAGACCGTCGACGACGTCGTCATCATCGCCAACGGCCGCCTCGTCAAGGCCGGCACCATGGCCGACATCAAGGGCTCCCCCGGCGCCGTCGTGCGCACCTCCGACCGGGCCGCCCTCGCCGGCGCGCTGCGCGTCGCCGACGTCACCAGCATCCCCGGCGAGGACGACACCCTCATCGCGGACACGACCGACCTGCGCCTCGTCGGCGACGTGGCCCTGCGTGCCGGGCTGCCGGTCTACGGGCTCGAGCCGAAGCGCGCCGACCTCGAGGCGCTCTTCTTCCAGCTCACCGAGGGCACCAACCGCAACGAGACCGCCGCCACCGCGGCGCCGCCCGAGGGCGACGCCGTGACCGCTCAGGAAGGGGCGAACCCGTGA
- a CDS encoding ABC transporter permease, giving the protein MIPAIRSEFRKFFTTRLWWGMAIAVFVSGGAFAVLFGFVVQNPQSAGGPGADPVVADDTQVATTIFTAGISVGYLLLLTIGILSVGSEFRHKTITATFLATPKRVRAMLAKAVSLAVIGVGYGLLSLAGSVSVGSVVLSVIDRPAFPSSEVVRSLALALLVLALWALIGLGIGILIPNQVAALFIGIAVAWIVEPLLGLLLGIWDTTRENVVPYLPTSATNATLNAVSQNPDAVRLEWWGGGLTLMAYAVLLAGFGIWRTSRSDVS; this is encoded by the coding sequence GTGATCCCCGCGATCCGCAGCGAGTTCCGCAAGTTCTTCACGACCCGCCTCTGGTGGGGCATGGCCATCGCGGTCTTCGTGTCGGGGGGCGCCTTCGCGGTCCTCTTCGGCTTCGTCGTCCAGAACCCCCAGTCCGCCGGGGGGCCCGGCGCCGACCCCGTGGTCGCCGACGACACCCAGGTGGCCACCACGATCTTCACGGCCGGCATCAGCGTCGGCTACCTGCTGCTGCTGACCATCGGCATCCTGTCGGTCGGCTCGGAGTTCCGTCACAAGACCATCACCGCGACCTTCCTCGCCACGCCGAAGCGCGTCCGGGCGATGCTCGCCAAGGCGGTCTCGCTGGCGGTCATCGGGGTCGGCTACGGCCTGCTGAGCCTGGCGGGCTCGGTGTCGGTCGGGAGCGTGGTCCTGAGCGTGATCGACCGCCCCGCGTTCCCGTCGAGCGAGGTGGTGCGCAGCCTGGCCCTCGCCCTGCTGGTGCTCGCCCTGTGGGCACTCATCGGCCTGGGCATCGGCATCCTCATCCCGAACCAGGTCGCCGCGCTGTTCATCGGGATCGCGGTCGCCTGGATCGTGGAGCCGCTCCTCGGGCTCCTGCTCGGGATCTGGGACACCACCCGTGAGAACGTCGTGCCGTACCTCCCCACCAGCGCGACCAACGCGACCCTGAACGCGGTCTCGCAGAACCCCGACGCCGTGCGCCTCGAGTGGTGGGGCGGCGGCCTGACGTTGATGGCCTACGCCGTCCTGCTGGCCGGGTTCGGCATCTGGCGGACCTCGCGCTCCGACGTGTCGTGA
- a CDS encoding multifunctional oxoglutarate decarboxylase/oxoglutarate dehydrogenase thiamine pyrophosphate-binding subunit/dihydrolipoyllysine-residue succinyltransferase subunit — MAEQSPSSDPLTTFGANEWLVDELYEQYQRDKTSVDKAWWGFFEDYVPGEGQGAPRSNGAPADANGSAPAAATQPETKPATATQPGPKQHEAKPAEAKPAEAKRPAAPAKPPAQPAAAPAKSPEAKQAPEARPEQKQATEEAKAAPTPREPQAPRQTGPLEQARQQPIRGASARVVTNMESSLEVPTATSVRAVPAKLMVDNRIVINNHLARSRGGKVSFTHLIGFALVKALGTMPEMNNGFAHDEKGKPVLVTPAHVNLGLAIDIAKPDGTRQLLVPSIKAAETMDFAHFWTAYEDVVKKARAGKLTVEDFQGTSISLTNPGTIGTVHSVPRLMQGQGAIIGVGAMDYPAEWQGASSETLNRNAVSKILTLTSTYDHRIIQGAQSGDFLRIVHGLLLGEDGFYDEIFESLRIPYEPIRWVRDVSATHDDDINKVARVQELIHAYRVRGHLMADTDPLEYKQRRHPDLDITNHGLTLWDLDRDFATGGFGGQPFLKLRKILGILRDSYCRTVGVEYMHIQDPEQRRWIQAKVEVGYAKTTRDEQLRILRRLNAAEAFETFLQTKFVGQKRFSLEGGESVIALLDRVLSRAAEDELDEVCIGMPHRGRLNVLANIAGKSYGQIFREFEGKQDPRSVQGSGDVKYHLGTEGEFVAEDGSKTKVYLAANPSHLEAVNPVLEGIVRAKQDRLDLAGEDFTVLPVLMHGDAAFAGQGVVAETLNLSQLRGYRTGGTVHVVVNNQVGFTTSPSSSRSSTYSTDVARMIQAPIFHVNGDDPEACVRVAELAYEFRKEFHKDVVVDMVCYRRRGHNEGDDPSMTQPLMYNLIEAKRSVRKLYTEALIGRGDITVEDAEAALRDYQSQLERVFVETKEALKAADSDNRGLEPPAAQSSGADVTTHSADDTAISTEMLHHIGDVFASPPEGFTVHPKLRQMIDKRAASTREGGIDWGTAELISLGSLLMEGTPVRLAGQDSRRGTFVQRHAVLIDKSNASEWTPLLYLGKGQAKFWVYDSLLSEFAAMGFEYGYSVERPDALVLWEAQFGDFFNGAQTIVDEFISSSEQKWGQRSSVVLLLPHGYEGQGPDHSSARIERFLTMCAENNMTVAYPSTPASYFHLLRRQAYARPRRPLIVFTPKSMLRLKAAASAAEDFTSGTFRPVLPDRPDATSGEVTRVLLAAGKVVYDLEAERAKREDASTAILRLEQYYPIAGHDLARELARYPQAEIVVVQDEPENMGAWPFLALNLPEALAEFQETRPIRVVSRPRSASPAAGSSKQHQAEQADLVARAFDR, encoded by the coding sequence GTGGCCGAGCAGTCCCCGTCCAGCGACCCCCTCACCACCTTCGGAGCCAACGAGTGGCTGGTGGACGAGCTGTACGAGCAGTACCAACGGGACAAGACCAGCGTCGACAAGGCCTGGTGGGGCTTCTTCGAGGACTACGTGCCCGGTGAGGGACAGGGCGCGCCGCGCAGCAACGGCGCGCCGGCCGACGCCAACGGCTCGGCTCCCGCCGCGGCGACCCAGCCCGAGACGAAGCCGGCCACGGCGACGCAGCCGGGGCCCAAGCAGCACGAGGCGAAGCCGGCCGAGGCGAAGCCGGCCGAGGCGAAGCGGCCGGCGGCGCCGGCGAAGCCCCCGGCGCAGCCGGCCGCCGCGCCCGCGAAGAGCCCCGAGGCCAAGCAGGCCCCCGAGGCCAGGCCCGAGCAGAAGCAGGCCACCGAGGAGGCCAAGGCCGCGCCCACCCCGCGCGAGCCCCAGGCCCCCCGGCAGACCGGCCCGCTCGAGCAGGCGCGCCAGCAGCCGATCCGCGGTGCCAGCGCCCGCGTCGTCACCAACATGGAGTCCTCGCTCGAGGTCCCCACCGCCACCTCCGTGCGCGCCGTGCCGGCCAAGCTGATGGTCGACAACCGCATCGTCATCAACAACCACCTCGCGCGCAGCCGCGGCGGCAAGGTCAGCTTCACCCACCTCATCGGCTTCGCCCTGGTCAAGGCGCTCGGCACGATGCCCGAGATGAACAACGGCTTCGCCCACGACGAGAAGGGCAAGCCGGTGCTCGTCACGCCGGCCCACGTCAACCTCGGCCTGGCCATCGACATCGCCAAGCCCGACGGCACCCGCCAGCTGCTGGTGCCCTCGATCAAGGCCGCCGAGACCATGGACTTCGCGCACTTCTGGACCGCCTACGAGGACGTCGTCAAGAAGGCCCGCGCCGGCAAGCTGACCGTCGAGGACTTCCAGGGCACCTCGATCTCGCTCACCAACCCCGGCACCATCGGCACCGTGCACTCGGTGCCGCGCCTGATGCAGGGTCAGGGCGCCATCATCGGCGTCGGCGCCATGGACTACCCGGCCGAGTGGCAGGGCGCCAGCTCGGAGACCCTCAACCGCAACGCCGTCAGCAAGATCCTCACGCTGACCAGCACCTACGACCACCGCATCATCCAGGGCGCGCAGTCGGGCGACTTCCTGCGCATCGTCCACGGCCTGCTCCTCGGCGAGGACGGCTTCTACGACGAGATCTTCGAGAGCCTGCGCATCCCCTACGAGCCCATCCGCTGGGTGCGCGACGTCTCGGCCACCCACGACGACGACATCAACAAGGTCGCCCGCGTCCAGGAGCTCATCCACGCCTACCGGGTGCGCGGGCACCTGATGGCCGACACCGACCCGCTCGAGTACAAGCAGCGGCGTCACCCCGACCTCGACATCACCAACCACGGCCTCACCCTGTGGGACCTCGACCGCGACTTCGCCACCGGCGGGTTCGGCGGTCAGCCGTTCCTGAAGCTCCGCAAGATCCTCGGCATCCTGCGCGACTCGTACTGCCGCACCGTCGGCGTCGAGTACATGCACATCCAGGACCCCGAGCAGCGCCGCTGGATCCAGGCCAAGGTCGAGGTCGGCTACGCCAAGACCACCCGCGACGAGCAGCTGCGCATCCTGCGCCGCCTCAACGCCGCCGAGGCCTTCGAGACCTTCCTGCAGACCAAGTTCGTCGGGCAGAAGCGCTTCTCGCTCGAGGGCGGCGAGTCCGTGATCGCACTGCTGGACCGGGTCCTGTCGCGCGCCGCCGAGGACGAGCTCGACGAGGTCTGCATCGGGATGCCGCACCGCGGCCGCCTCAACGTGCTGGCCAACATCGCCGGCAAGTCCTACGGGCAGATCTTCCGGGAGTTCGAGGGCAAGCAGGACCCGCGCTCGGTCCAGGGCTCCGGCGACGTCAAGTACCACCTGGGCACCGAGGGCGAGTTCGTCGCCGAGGACGGCAGCAAGACCAAGGTCTACCTCGCCGCCAACCCCTCGCACCTCGAGGCCGTCAACCCGGTGCTCGAGGGCATCGTGCGCGCCAAGCAGGACCGGCTCGACCTGGCCGGCGAGGACTTCACCGTCCTGCCCGTGCTGATGCACGGCGACGCCGCGTTCGCGGGCCAGGGCGTCGTGGCCGAGACCCTCAACCTCAGCCAGCTGCGCGGCTACCGCACCGGCGGCACCGTGCACGTGGTCGTCAACAACCAGGTGGGCTTCACGACCTCGCCCAGCAGCTCGCGCAGCTCGACGTACTCCACCGACGTCGCCCGGATGATCCAGGCGCCGATCTTCCACGTCAACGGCGACGACCCCGAGGCGTGCGTCCGGGTCGCCGAGCTCGCGTACGAGTTCCGCAAGGAGTTCCACAAGGACGTCGTCGTCGACATGGTCTGCTACCGCCGCCGCGGCCACAACGAGGGCGACGACCCGTCGATGACCCAGCCGCTGATGTACAACCTCATCGAGGCCAAGCGCAGCGTCCGCAAGCTCTACACCGAGGCCCTTATCGGCCGCGGCGACATCACCGTCGAGGACGCCGAGGCGGCCCTGCGCGACTACCAGAGCCAGCTCGAGCGGGTCTTCGTCGAGACCAAGGAGGCCCTCAAGGCCGCCGACTCCGACAACCGCGGGCTCGAGCCCCCGGCCGCGCAGTCCAGCGGGGCCGACGTCACCACCCACTCCGCCGACGACACCGCCATCAGCACCGAGATGCTGCACCACATCGGTGACGTCTTCGCCAGCCCGCCCGAGGGCTTCACGGTGCACCCCAAGCTGCGCCAGATGATCGACAAGCGCGCCGCCAGCACCCGCGAGGGCGGGATCGACTGGGGCACCGCCGAGCTCATCTCGCTCGGGTCGCTGCTCATGGAGGGGACGCCCGTGCGCCTCGCGGGGCAGGACAGCCGCCGGGGCACCTTCGTCCAGCGGCACGCGGTCCTCATCGACAAGTCCAACGCCTCGGAGTGGACCCCCCTGCTCTACCTGGGCAAGGGTCAGGCCAAGTTCTGGGTCTACGACAGCCTGCTGTCGGAGTTCGCGGCGATGGGCTTCGAGTACGGCTACTCCGTCGAGCGCCCCGACGCGCTGGTGCTGTGGGAGGCGCAGTTCGGCGACTTCTTCAACGGCGCCCAGACCATCGTCGACGAGTTCATCTCCAGCAGCGAGCAGAAGTGGGGCCAGCGCTCCTCGGTGGTCCTGCTCCTCCCCCACGGCTACGAGGGCCAGGGCCCCGACCACTCCTCGGCCCGCATCGAGCGCTTCCTGACGATGTGCGCCGAGAACAACATGACGGTCGCGTACCCCTCGACCCCGGCGTCGTACTTCCACCTGCTGCGCCGCCAGGCCTACGCCCGCCCACGCCGCCCGCTCATCGTCTTCACCCCCAAGTCGATGCTGCGCCTCAAGGCGGCGGCCAGCGCCGCCGAGGACTTCACCTCGGGCACCTTCCGGCCGGTCCTGCCCGACCGCCCCGACGCCACCTCGGGCGAGGTCACCCGCGTCCTGCTCGCCGCCGGCAAGGTCGTCTACGACCTCGAGGCCGAGCGGGCCAAGCGCGAGGACGCCTCCACGGCCATCCTCCGGCTCGAGCAGTACTACCCGATCGCCGGCCACGACCTGGCCCGCGAGCTGGCCAGGTACCCGCAGGCCGAGATCGTCGTGGTGCAGGACGAGCCCGAGAACATGGGCGCCTGGCCCTTCCTGGCGCTCAACCTGCCCGAGGCCCTGGCCGAGTTCCAGGAGACGCGCCCCATCCGGGTCGTGTCGCGGCCCCGCTCGGCGTCGCCGGCCGCGGGCTCCTCGAAGCAGCACCAGGCCGAGCAGGCCGACCTGGTCGCCCGCGCCTTCGACCGGTGA